One genomic segment of Marinitoga sp. 38H-ov includes these proteins:
- the dapA gene encoding 4-hydroxy-tetrahydrodipicolinate synthase: MFKGVGTAIITPFKEDYNVDYDALEKFVDFQLKFVDALIVLGTTGEAPTINEKDREKIVSTVVEITNNKVPVIVGTGSNNPEHVLQNNKLAEKSGANGLLIVSPYYNKSTQKGLVEYFSYIAQRTDLPIILYNVPSRTGGNILPDTSIEIYEKNENVVGIKEASGNISQIAELIAKKPKNMKIYSGNDDQALPLMALGGDGVISVFSNVLPKQMRDLTHAILNNDYTKAQEINNKYNTLMRNLFIEVNPIPIKYAVSKLGYCKNILRLPLVPISELGKKIIDNLFEELMII; this comes from the coding sequence ATGTTTAAAGGGGTTGGTACTGCGATAATTACTCCATTTAAAGAAGATTATAATGTTGACTACGATGCATTAGAGAAGTTTGTAGATTTTCAATTAAAATTTGTAGATGCGTTAATAGTATTGGGAACTACTGGAGAAGCTCCTACTATTAATGAAAAAGATAGAGAAAAAATAGTTTCTACTGTTGTAGAAATAACAAATAATAAAGTACCAGTAATTGTGGGGACTGGTTCTAATAATCCAGAACATGTTTTACAAAATAACAAATTAGCAGAAAAATCTGGTGCAAATGGATTACTTATAGTTAGTCCCTACTATAATAAATCTACACAAAAAGGTTTAGTGGAATATTTTTCATATATAGCTCAAAGAACAGATCTTCCTATAATATTATATAATGTACCTTCTAGAACTGGAGGTAATATATTACCAGATACATCTATTGAAATTTATGAAAAAAATGAAAATGTTGTTGGTATAAAAGAAGCTAGTGGAAACATTTCTCAAATTGCAGAATTAATAGCCAAAAAACCAAAAAATATGAAAATTTATTCAGGAAACGATGATCAAGCTTTGCCATTAATGGCATTAGGCGGTGATGGTGTTATATCAGTTTTTTCAAATGTTTTACCAAAACAAATGAGAGATTTAACCCATGCCATTTTAAATAATGATTATACAAAAGCTCAAGAAATTAATAATAAATATAATACTTTAATGAGAAATCTGTTTATAGAAGTTAATCCTATTCCTATAAAATATGCAGTATCAAAATTAGGTTATTGTAAAAACATTTTAAGATTACCTTTAGTTCCAATAAGTGAGTTAGGGAAAAAGATTATTGATAATTTATTTGAGGAGTTGATGATAATATGA
- a CDS encoding diaminopimelate decarboxylase gives MKKFPFEKEIIRLLDNTPFYIYDEKGILKSLKKLQSAFFWCDFKEYFAVKATPTPYILKILGKNNCGMDCSSLVELYLSEMVNIIGENILFTSNNTPLKEYKKAYDLGAIINFDDIGHINKFVKKIGIPKIASIRYIPKESYGTDIIGDPLNSKFGMPFDNIIEGYKKMKELGVKRFGFHSMLVSNTLEEDLIEKNTEIIFRTVKRISDILNIEFEFIDIGGGFGIPYKPEDKELDIDKLGNEIRELYEKYFIEFKPKIFTENGRYITGSHGYLITKVLHIKESYKTYVGVDASMANLMRPGMYKAYHHITVLGKEGKNKKYDVVGSLCENNDKFAIDRELPELEEGDILIIHDVGAHGHSMGFNYNGKLRSAEYIYDGKDIKMIRRAQTLDDYFSTIQGGDIYV, from the coding sequence ATGAAAAAATTTCCTTTTGAAAAAGAGATTATTAGATTATTAGATAATACACCATTTTATATATATGATGAAAAAGGAATATTAAAATCATTAAAAAAATTACAAAGTGCATTTTTTTGGTGTGATTTTAAAGAGTATTTTGCTGTGAAAGCAACGCCTACTCCATATATTTTAAAAATTTTAGGAAAAAATAATTGTGGAATGGATTGTAGTTCATTAGTTGAATTATATTTATCTGAAATGGTAAATATTATTGGAGAAAATATTTTATTTACTTCAAATAATACACCTTTAAAAGAGTATAAAAAAGCATATGATTTAGGTGCGATAATAAATTTTGATGATATTGGACATATAAATAAATTTGTCAAAAAAATTGGTATTCCAAAAATCGCGTCTATTAGATATATTCCTAAAGAATCATATGGTACTGATATAATAGGAGATCCATTAAATTCTAAATTTGGAATGCCATTTGATAACATAATTGAAGGCTATAAAAAAATGAAAGAGTTAGGTGTAAAAAGGTTTGGATTTCATTCAATGCTTGTATCGAATACATTAGAAGAAGATTTGATAGAAAAAAATACAGAAATTATTTTTAGAACTGTAAAAAGAATATCAGATATATTGAACATAGAATTTGAATTTATTGATATAGGAGGAGGTTTTGGTATTCCATATAAACCGGAAGATAAAGAATTAGATATAGATAAATTGGGAAATGAAATAAGAGAATTATATGAAAAATATTTTATAGAATTTAAACCGAAAATTTTTACAGAAAATGGAAGATATATTACAGGATCACATGGATACTTAATTACTAAAGTTTTGCATATTAAAGAAAGTTATAAGACATATGTAGGAGTAGATGCTAGTATGGCTAATTTAATGAGACCAGGAATGTACAAAGCATATCATCATATAACCGTTTTAGGAAAAGAGGGAAAAAATAAAAAATATGATGTTGTGGGATCATTATGTGAAAATAATGATAAGTTTGCAATAGATAGAGAATTGCCTGAATTAGAAGAAGGGGATATATTGATTATTCATGATGTTGGGGCACATGGACATTCTATGGGATTTAATTATAACGGTAAATTAAGATCTGCAGAATATATATATGATGGAAAAGATATTAAAATGATAAGAAGAGCACAAACATTAGATGATTATTTTTCAACAATACAAGGAGGGGATATTTATGTTTAA